The genome window AAGATAAACCTTCAAATGCTCGAACACAACCCTGGGTCGAGAAATAGTACGTGAAACTCGAAATACAATATATTACTCGAGACTTACCACATTTAGCCGGCCAAAGACCCTCAGCGATGTTACTGCTCAAGATCATACCGTTGATGTGCTCCAACGGACACTGCAGTCCTCCAACGTACAATATCCCCTTGCTCTGAACTGCAAGAAGCTTCAATACTAATACTTCCCAGCTCCCTCACATGCTGTTTTACGGGCCTCCCGGGACAGGTAAAACTTCGACAGTTCTGGCACTCGCCAAGGAACTATACGGCCCCGATATGATAAAATCGAGAGTCCTCGAGCTCAATGCCTCCGACGAGCGTGGTATCTCCATCGTCCGAGAAAAGGTCAAGAATTTTGCGCGAATGCAATTGACCAACCCGGCCCCCGGCTACAAGGACAAATACCCTTGCCCTCCTTTCAAGATCATTATCCTCGATGAGGCCGACTCCATGACACAAGACGCCCAAAGTGCGCTGCGACGAACCATGGAAACATACAGCAAGATTACTCGATTCTGTCTCATTTGCAACTATGTGACTCGAATTATCGATCCGCTTGCAAGCCGATGCAGCAAATTTCGATTCAAGAGTCTCGATCAGAGCAATGCAAAGAGGCGACTGAAGGAGATTGCAGAGAAGGAGGGCGTAGCACTTGAGGatggtgctgttgatgcaCTCATCAAGTGCAGCGAGGGTGATCTTCGAAAAGCCATTACCTTCTTGCAAAGTGCTGCTCGGCTCGTTAGCGCTAATGCCCCTGACAAGGAGGCCGAGGGTGACGAGGTGATGGATGTGGACAAGAAGGCGGTCACAGTCAAGATTGTTGAGGATATTGCTGGTGTCATTCCGGACACGACCATCGATGATCTCGTCAAAGCAATACGTCCGAAGAGGTCAGGACCCTCCTACCAGATCATTTcggatgttgttgagaagctaGTTGCAGATGGCTGGAGCGCAGGTCAAGTGGTCAACCAAGTAAGTCTTATCCTTCATATCACTGAACTGCTGCTAATAACCCCTGCGATAGCTCTACCAAGCCTTGACCTATGACGAGACGATACCCGATGCacagaagaacaagatcGTGTTGGTTTTCTCAGAAGTTGACAAGCGACTAGTAGATGGAGCAGATGAGCATCTCTCTATTCTCGATCTGTCAGTGAGGATATCAAATATTATGTCGAAGAAGTGAGTTCTAGTGTGCTGCATCAAGAGACGAGGGACGGAGTCATGGTTAGAAATGGGTTGGCGTTTTAAACTGGCTCGATATCACCAGACATCTATTGTACTTGTCGTTGTTATTCTAATCCTGTGCTGTGTCTCCCTGACCAATTAATCCGAGGTTACCTTGCAGACTAGACCACGCATCTCTCGGCTCTGTGATTCTCTTCTCTGTATGCCTTCTCGCCTTGCTTGGGGATTTGGCATCTGCCTCAAGCCAAACGTCATCCTCCGTTGTATCGGCCTGtgtttcttcctcctcagccgCCTCGTCCTGACCCAAAAGCTGGTCAATTTCTTGTAGAGTCTGCATCGAGTTTTCCAACGCAAGCTGTCCACCTTCAATCTGCTCTGCCACATTTTCTAGGGTAGTGATCTTGGCCGAATCTGCAGCGAGAACCCAAGGTTGGACCTTGCCTGTCAGACCTGAGCGTTCATCCGAAGCAAGGAACTCTCCCAGTCCAGACCTCCTCCGAGACGTTGGTGCCACCGAATGAGATGGAAGCAGTtgactttcttcttccaaatGACTGAGTGACTGACAGTTATCCTTGATTTCTTTCCCGAGTGTCGTATTAACATGTGCTTTTTGTGTTATCATGGCCCTCTGCTTTTTGGAAAGGGCAAGGAGAGTCTCGATGTATGGTGTCAGGAGATAGGTACTTGATGCAGGTTCTGGTTCCTCAATTTGTTgcttggtggaggagggtgCCAGAACAGGGACAGGTGATGACTCGAATCGTTCACCAGCAGAAGCGAGGAGGGACCGCCTCGTTGCAAGATAATTGGCGTACTTttctttgatgatgttgagatggtTGTTTATCGTCGCTTGGTCCGCTGTTGATTGGCTATGGCTCTTGGAACCGTCCTCATCCCCATCCTCATCCCCTGATGCCTTGCTCAACTCTGTCTCAATCCAATTGATAAGCTCATTCCTTGTTGTGTTAAGAGCATGTAGTCTGATGCCATTGCTGATAACATCTGGTATGCTCTGAGCATTTGCTCTCGTTTCTCGAAGTAACTGCTCCTCTCGTCGCAGAAGGAGTTTAGCCCTCAAGACCGTCTTTTCAAGCTGTGCCACTTGTTCTGTTAAGTCCGTCTTCTTCACGCTCTGTTGTGCGATAAGACTGTTCACCACCTCTTTTGGGACACTCGGTAGACTGGTAGCATCATGAAAAACATCTTCAGGGTCTAGATATTCAGGAGCAGCGGCTGGCTTTTGCATGAGTGAGTCCAGGTGATTTTGGACGGCTGTAAGTCGCGCTTGTTTCGCCTGGAGCTTTAGAAGTGAGACCTGCTCTTCTAGTAGCTCATTGCTGGATGAGAGCTGTTTGGCTAATGACGAGGACGGAAGATTAGATTGGGCGACATCTTCGTAATTTCGACGCGCATCAACATTTGCCTTTAGAGCCTCAATGTACTCCCTGTAGATTCCCTTCGAACTTGAATCCAGAGTTACGTCGCGTGTTGGATCTGCCAAAGACACAGGCTGTTTGACTGGGCCATCATGAGAACATGTTCCGAGATGAAGAGCCAAAACTCGCCGAATGTAGTTCACTTGTTCCCGTGGCTTGATATATGGATCAAGTGTCTTCTGAAATGTCTCAGCGGTTTCAGAAGGATTTGCCATTGTGAATCATGGTTTGTCGGTGAAGAAATCCCTGGCCTAGGTTTGTTGCTCTGGTCTCGGTGAAAGTAAATAGACGAAATATGTTAGTCCATGGGCAGCTTAGACAGTACTGAAGTGTGGCTAGTGCCCCCCTGAACCAGCACCCCAGTGACTACGCAATGAATTAATAATCTTGTATTACTTCTTTACATTACAATCTGAGTCTATACCCCGAACTCATTCTCTTCGTAGTCTTGTAAACACTCAAATCTATTGAGAAGCAAAATTATGACCTGAGCTCTGGCCCCATATGCATTTGCGCCACACAAGCTCTTATCCGAACCTGGCCTAGTGCAGTAGCCTGCTAGGCTGAGATCCGAAATTTACGATCGCGACTTGAACTTCCAAACCTTGAGACAACTACAAATCTTTTCAAAACGACTGCGCATCAATCGCAGAATACAACATACTCAGGCAACGGCTATATATCTGATTTAGTCGCGTCGGTGGCAAACTCATGGTTATTTAAGTGCCAAGCGCCCCAGGCTTTGTCGAGAACATCGACGTTCTCTATCAATTACAACATAATAATCTAGCCATCATGTCCGACGCAAATCGAGATGTGTCGCAGTACAAGTACTCGGCCATGTCGAACCTGGTTCTCCAGGCCGATCGTCGATTTGTTACAAGACGAACCGACGAGGCTACTGGTGATCCAGAGTCGCTGGCCGGTCGCTTGAGTATTCGAGATATGGGTGCTAGAGTTGCACGCGACGACGCTCCAAAACCGAAGAAACAGCCTGGACTCCCCGAAATCGAGCGAGGCAGTCTAAGAGAAGGCGAAGATATTCTGGCACGAGAACAGCGCAGACGAAAGGCAGAGGCGCCTCAATCGACAG of Fusarium oxysporum Fo47 chromosome I, complete sequence contains these proteins:
- a CDS encoding P-loop containing nucleoside triphosphate hydrolase protein translates to MASFFDLKARKAAAAANGNADQKQDKPSNARTQPWVEKYRPKTLSDVTAQDHTVDVLQRTLQSSNLPHMLFYGPPGTGKTSTVLALAKELYGPDMIKSRVLELNASDERGISIVREKVKNFARMQLTNPAPGYKDKYPCPPFKIIILDEADSMTQDAQSALRRTMETYSKITRFCLICNYVTRIIDPLASRCSKFRFKSLDQSNAKRRLKEIAEKEGVALEDGAVDALIKCSEGDLRKAITFLQSAARLVSANAPDKEAEGDEVMDVDKKAVTVKIVEDIAGVIPDTTIDDLVKAIRPKRSGPSYQIISDVVEKLVADGWSAGQVVNQLYQALTYDETIPDAQKNKIVLVFSEVDKRLVDGADEHLSILDLSVRISNIMSKK